The genomic segment TGCATCGCCTTTGCAACGGTAAAAGAGGTAGCGTGTTCTTCGTTCCAGACATCCTTATACGAAAAACCGACTTTTAAATTTTTATCTTTGATGTAGTTGAGCGCATCTTCAGGGATAAGAGACTCAGGCATTTATTCATCTTCCTTATCAAAATGGGCATCGCCTTCGGCACGTGCCTTAAAAAATGCGATTGCCATTGTGCGGGCTATTTTTGCGGGATCCCAGCCAGTTACCAGCTTTTCAAGTTCCGCCTCAAAGCTCGTAAAGTCGGTCGCTTTATCCGCCGCTTGTTCCAGTACTGCTGCAATATCGTCGGTAATAGCGATAAAGTCTTGCTCGTTTTCTTCCGGCAGTTCATCATCATCGCTTGTGTAGGAAGAAACATCACTTGCATTGAGTGCAATGGAGCCGGAGAGCGCCCCGTGCGTGTTCAGTTCCGTTTGATACGGATTCGGCGCAGTGAGTATCTCATCGTCTTTTTCAGGAGCAGAAAGCCCTAACAGTGCGTGTATTTCCTGCGCTTTTACTTTTAAGCCCAGCGGTACGAGCTTGGTAACGGAATCGACAATGAGCTGTACGTTTTTCGGTTCGACGTATTTGATGCAGAGTTTCGGATAGCGTTCCTGTTCGCCGAAATTAAAATTGACATACGGGATAACAAGGTCGCGGTTTAAGGTTTGCTCAAGCTGGCGCACATCCGCTTTTAAGATATCCTGTCTGACCGTCTGCTGGTCTTGGCTGTCTCCGAGCTTGCCCGGAGTGCCTTCGGCGCTTGCTGTCTGTCCGAGTACCAGCTTTGAAAGCTGCTTATCAACCCACTCGGCAATGTCTTGATACACAGTTGCATTGCTCGCCGTTGTTTTACTTTCGATAATATCGATGAGCATTGAATCGGGGATCACCGCGCCGACATCTGCGCCGATTGCGGCAACGGCACGCTTTAAGGTTGCAATATCTTCTTTTGTTGCCTTGCGTCCGTATTTACCGATTCTCACCGGATAGCCGAAGCGATCGGCGAATGCTGCCCAACTACTTACGTCATACGTTTTAATCAGCCAATAAAAGAGCGCGGTAAAACTCAAACCGGAGGTAATCTGCTTGCCGCTTAGCAGGTTCGGCTCATGCACGATAAACTTGTACGGCTCAAGCGGATGCAGCTCCATACCGTAAGGATCCCGAAGCGATAGTACACCCGTTTCTTTATCGTACGCGAACCAGCGCGGATCACGGAAGTAAAAGGTTTGCGGTTTCCACCGCGAGCCGGAAGTCTCCCAGATAATTTCATTGACGCTAAAGCCTTTGCCTAAAGCGTCGAGCGTGTTTTTAATTAAATCCATACAATCGGCGTGCTGCGCAATATCTTCACTGACGGCATCGGCGATTGCAAGGCTTTCTTTATCATCGCTTTCTGCTTGCACATACAGTTCCAGTCCTTCAACGGCGTGTTTGCGGGTTGAAAGCACTGAACGGTAATGCGCATCGCGCTCTTCCAACTCTCCGGCAATCTCCAAATACTCCGCCGGAACGTCTCCGCGGCGCACTGTATCTAAAAGAGATGCCAGCTTCTCCGGGGTAAGCCCTGCAACTAAACCGCCCGACCATAAGTCGCGGTTAGAGTTGGCAACCGGCGTTGCCCGCTGTTCGGTTAAGCCGTGCGTGTTTTTTCGTTCTGTAGTGCTTCCGGCTTTGCCGGTTAATCGTCCCAGCCATCCCATGGATCAACTCCTTTTAGTCCAAATGTGGTTCTTGTTTTAACCGGCTCATACGCGTAGGTCTGATACCCTGCTTCATAGCTTTGCAGCTCTGCATAGTGAGCCATTACTTTTGCGATACACGCATCGCCGTGCCGTCGTACCCTGCTTGAGCCGGTACGATCTGTAACCAGCGGCACTCCCTGTACAACTTTTACCACCGTAAAATCATCACGGATAAAAAGATCATCCGGCACGCTTGCTGTTTTTTCTTCAAACGCGCTTTTTAATTTGGGAAAATACTCGGCGTACCATTTGCGTGAAAGCATCACTTGATACACATACCCCGGCCATTCCTGCGCGGCAAGTTCGGCAATCATCTGTCCGTTTCCCCGTGAGTCAAAGGCGGCGCCTTCCAAATTACTCACGGTATTTCCGACAAGCTGTATCAGCTGCCATTGTTGGGCAAACGGAATATTGCGCAATTCAATGACGCAGAGTGTTTGGGAAACACCTTCTTTGAGTATTCCATCAAGCCAGATAACGGTTAAGTCTCCGGAGCGAGCAAAGTCTTCACCGATAACAACCGGATTGCGCGTTCCTTGTAAAACCGGCTTTATCTCTTTGAACCATTTTTGAATGGTACGCTCCCGCTTCCATTCGTTTTCAAATGTGAAGGTATCGCTTTCGGTAAACCGGAATACCGGCGCATCTTTTTTGATACTGTCAATGAGGGAGCGCGGGAAATACTGCGTCCCGTTTGCACGCGGCACACAATATAATTCTTCATCCGCGCCATCGCCGTAATCTTTAATGAGCGAAGCAAGCCACGCTGCTTCTTTTTCCGCACTCCATACCTCTCCTTTGACTTCACAAATGCGCTTGTATAAACCATCACTCAAGGCATCATCAATCGTGGTACGGTGCAGCGAGTACTCTTTTTTGCCATCGTGAATCTCTTTGACTAAATCATTAAACGGATTATCTTCCCCGTCATGGGTACTCAAAATAGCAACCGAGCCGCCCCACATCAAAAGCGCTAACGCTGCTTTTAACAGTTCCGATAAATCATCGCAGAATGCCGCCTCATCAATAACGACATGTCCCTGCTTTGAGCGAAGCGAGCGCGGTACAGACGGCAGTCCCCAAATCTCAAACCCTGAATCAAAGCGGATTTTATAAACGGTAATGTCTTTATCTTCATCTTTGATCACCGTCTCTTCCATATCGGAGCAGGCGATGTTCAATAGCTTTGCCCAAAATGCGGCATCATTGACAAACTGCTGCGTCATTTCTTTTGCATACGAAAGATAGTAACAGTTCATCCCGCCGTCAGTGCGTGAAAGCGCTGCCAGTAATACCGCATAGAGCGCTTCTACATACGAAGCTCCGATACGGCGGCTTTTTTCCCAGACCTTTACTTTTGATGTGTCTTGGAGCCAGCGGCTTTGGTAGTCAAGTAAGATGTTTTTGCTTAATGCTTCCGAGATGGTCATGCTTGTATCCTAAACACTTCGGCAAGAATGGTTTCCATTGCCTCTTTACTCACGCCTTTTTTCTTCCCAACCGCTTCAACCTTTGCTGCCGTCTCTTTAAGGATGAGCT from the Treponema vincentii F0403 genome contains:
- a CDS encoding DUF935 domain-containing protein; amino-acid sequence: MGWLGRLTGKAGSTTERKNTHGLTEQRATPVANSNRDLWSGGLVAGLTPEKLASLLDTVRRGDVPAEYLEIAGELEERDAHYRSVLSTRKHAVEGLELYVQAESDDKESLAIADAVSEDIAQHADCMDLIKNTLDALGKGFSVNEIIWETSGSRWKPQTFYFRDPRWFAYDKETGVLSLRDPYGMELHPLEPYKFIVHEPNLLSGKQITSGLSFTALFYWLIKTYDVSSWAAFADRFGYPVRIGKYGRKATKEDIATLKRAVAAIGADVGAVIPDSMLIDIIESKTTASNATVYQDIAEWVDKQLSKLVLGQTASAEGTPGKLGDSQDQQTVRQDILKADVRQLEQTLNRDLVIPYVNFNFGEQERYPKLCIKYVEPKNVQLIVDSVTKLVPLGLKVKAQEIHALLGLSAPEKDDEILTAPNPYQTELNTHGALSGSIALNASDVSSYTSDDDELPEENEQDFIAITDDIAAVLEQAADKATDFTSFEAELEKLVTGWDPAKIARTMAIAFFKARAEGDAHFDKEDE